In the Prosthecobacter vanneervenii genome, one interval contains:
- a CDS encoding cell division protein FtsZ — translation MVEYDRSHSPEGASTAAPRICIVGVGGAGSNVVDRITLDRIVDATLVCAHTDVRVLGHSMAPVKIQLGAELMKGIGAGGDPDLGREAALFSREQIRQAIENHDIIFISAGLGGGTGSGAAPVIAEIAKNTNALVLVVATMPFSFEGRRRLGQAEEALELLQKRADALVLFENNRMGELILPKDGIQKAFNQADQLIAQSLRAISTITTTPGLVKLGLDDLTSALANANGRCLFGFGEARGQNRGSEALKKALKSPLIDSGRLLHQTKNLLVHVAGGESLTLVEVEGVMKQLGRHVPDQTHILFGLGVDAKLGDAVAVTLISSLGLNQLNAHAAAAPPSEMLQPRAEMPVSVAPTPAPLIPAPAPAPAPKREPAAKRAPAHSQYAPPPQLESTPDLLFKAEEFISVPAVGEAFPLSSLHAEAAAPALPKELQVPQSLMIDEPPALEIPAAPVIAPAPVIAPAPETARIPVRTPIAKELADAARSPKESTLAAVVARSVTLQTEAAPAPQDDLISFDEPEETATTISATTAVLSARSTKPTAESQQTFSLGEEDRGRFKDTEPSIVQGEDLDVPTWMRLKKKLRR, via the coding sequence ATGGTAGAATACGACCGCTCCCATTCACCTGAAGGTGCCAGCACGGCGGCGCCACGCATCTGCATCGTCGGTGTCGGCGGCGCAGGCTCCAATGTTGTCGATCGCATCACCCTGGACCGCATCGTGGACGCCACGCTGGTCTGCGCGCACACGGATGTGCGTGTGCTGGGCCACTCCATGGCTCCGGTGAAGATCCAGCTGGGCGCCGAGCTCATGAAGGGCATCGGCGCAGGCGGCGATCCCGATCTAGGCCGTGAAGCAGCCCTGTTCTCTCGTGAGCAGATCCGTCAGGCCATCGAAAATCACGACATCATCTTCATCAGCGCCGGTCTCGGTGGCGGCACCGGCAGCGGTGCGGCGCCAGTCATCGCAGAGATTGCCAAAAACACCAACGCCCTCGTGCTGGTGGTGGCCACCATGCCGTTCAGCTTTGAAGGTCGTCGCCGTCTGGGGCAGGCCGAGGAGGCACTGGAGCTGCTGCAAAAGCGAGCCGATGCCCTCGTGCTGTTTGAAAACAACCGCATGGGAGAGCTCATTCTGCCCAAGGACGGCATCCAGAAGGCCTTCAATCAGGCGGACCAGCTCATCGCCCAGAGCCTGCGCGCCATCTCCACCATCACCACCACCCCAGGTCTCGTGAAGCTCGGCTTGGACGACCTCACCTCCGCGCTGGCCAATGCCAATGGCCGCTGCCTCTTCGGCTTCGGCGAAGCCCGTGGCCAGAACCGCGGATCCGAGGCGCTCAAGAAAGCCCTCAAGAGCCCCCTCATCGACTCCGGCCGCCTTCTGCACCAGACCAAGAACCTGCTCGTCCACGTGGCTGGCGGCGAATCGCTCACACTGGTGGAAGTGGAGGGCGTCATGAAGCAGCTCGGCCGTCATGTGCCGGACCAGACACACATCCTCTTTGGCCTCGGTGTGGATGCCAAGCTGGGAGATGCAGTTGCAGTCACCCTCATCAGCTCCCTGGGGCTGAACCAGCTCAATGCGCACGCCGCAGCCGCTCCGCCCTCGGAAATGTTGCAGCCGCGCGCAGAAATGCCCGTCTCCGTCGCTCCCACCCCCGCTCCGCTCATCCCTGCTCCAGCCCCGGCTCCTGCACCCAAGCGCGAGCCCGCTGCGAAGAGGGCCCCCGCTCATTCCCAGTACGCCCCGCCTCCTCAGCTGGAGTCCACCCCGGACCTTCTTTTCAAGGCTGAGGAGTTTATCTCCGTGCCCGCCGTGGGCGAGGCCTTCCCGCTGTCCAGCCTCCACGCTGAAGCCGCCGCACCAGCGCTGCCCAAAGAGCTGCAAGTGCCGCAGTCTCTCATGATTGATGAGCCGCCTGCCTTGGAAATCCCGGCCGCGCCCGTCATCGCCCCGGCACCTGTGATCGCTCCTGCCCCGGAAACCGCACGCATCCCCGTTCGCACTCCGATCGCCAAAGAGCTGGCAGACGCCGCCCGCAGCCCGAAGGAATCTACCCTCGCCGCCGTCGTGGCCCGCAGCGTGACCCTGCAAACCGAGGCAGCCCCCGCTCCGCAGGATGACCTCATCTCCTTCGATGAGCCTGAGGAAACAGCCACCACCATCAGCGCCACCACGGCCGTTCTTTCCGCACGCAGCACCAAGCCCACGGCGGAAAGCCAGCAGACCTTCAGCCTTGGCGAGGAAGACCGGGGCCGCTTCAAGGACACCGAACCCTCCATCGTGCAGGGAGAGGACCTCGACGTGCCAACTTGGATGCGCCTGAAAAAGAAGCTGCGCCGTTAA
- the ftsA gene encoding cell division protein FtsA has protein sequence MAKSTIYAGLEIGTHKICVVVGEAKRDGAIKILGVGQAPSRGVRKGEIVDFEKVQTCVNDALVRAEDRSDVMIRNVFLGVTGAHIESLNNRGRHRLPDDQTEIAEDDVEEAKEIARSVSIPQSNVFLHSVTRQYIVDGQEAVRQPIGREGRVLEADYHIIHGVRGRVQNAIRCVREIPLEVEDVVFNPVAAAQVVLTREAKMQGALMIDFGAGTCDYVLYEDGMITASGCVPLGGDHITNDVAMALQIPNGRAERLKVEEGSVLYEDVAEGEMLSIEDDTGLVLGEIERAFLFEVMNLRTKEILTQVRVRVEDHLGRLGAGIYLTGGVSMMKGVDAVAREVFGIKVTRAGSAPVSGITATFENPQYSAPIGLIRYAQILDSEKPFLSPLKRLGRRMQELLSSVTL, from the coding sequence ATGGCCAAAAGCACCATCTATGCAGGTCTTGAAATCGGGACACACAAGATCTGTGTGGTCGTGGGAGAGGCAAAGCGCGACGGCGCCATCAAGATCCTCGGCGTAGGCCAGGCCCCCTCCCGTGGCGTACGCAAAGGAGAGATCGTGGACTTTGAAAAAGTGCAGACCTGCGTAAACGACGCCCTCGTGCGTGCGGAGGACCGCAGCGATGTGATGATCCGCAACGTCTTCCTGGGCGTCACTGGCGCGCACATCGAAAGCCTGAACAATCGGGGCCGCCACCGCCTGCCAGACGACCAGACAGAGATCGCCGAGGACGATGTGGAAGAGGCCAAGGAGATCGCTCGCAGCGTGTCCATCCCGCAGTCCAATGTCTTCCTGCACAGCGTCACGCGCCAGTACATCGTGGACGGCCAGGAGGCCGTGCGCCAGCCCATCGGCCGCGAGGGACGTGTGCTGGAGGCCGACTACCACATCATTCACGGCGTACGCGGTCGTGTGCAAAACGCCATCCGCTGCGTGCGTGAAATCCCGCTGGAAGTGGAGGACGTGGTCTTCAATCCCGTCGCGGCGGCACAGGTTGTGCTCACACGCGAAGCGAAAATGCAGGGTGCGCTCATGATCGACTTTGGTGCCGGCACTTGTGACTACGTCTTGTATGAAGACGGCATGATCACCGCCTCCGGCTGCGTCCCCCTCGGCGGCGACCACATTACCAATGACGTAGCCATGGCTCTGCAAATCCCGAACGGACGCGCCGAGCGCCTCAAGGTCGAGGAAGGCAGTGTGCTCTATGAAGATGTAGCTGAGGGCGAAATGCTCAGCATTGAAGACGACACCGGCTTGGTGCTCGGAGAGATCGAGCGCGCGTTTCTGTTCGAAGTGATGAACCTTCGCACTAAAGAGATACTTACCCAGGTCCGCGTGCGGGTTGAGGATCACCTCGGCCGCCTCGGCGCGGGCATTTACCTCACGGGAGGCGTCAGCATGATGAAAGGCGTTGACGCAGTGGCCCGCGAAGTGTTTGGAATCAAAGTTACGCGCGCAGGTTCGGCCCCCGTCAGCGGCATCACCGCCACTTTCGAGAATCCGCAATACTCCGCCCCGATCGGCCTCATTCGTTATGCGCAGATTCTGGACAGCGAGAAGCCCTTCCTCTCGCCCCTCAAGCGCCTCGGCAGGCGCATGCAGGAGCTCCTCTCATCCGTCACACTTTAA
- a CDS encoding cell division protein FtsQ/DivIB produces MSAAKNGSKKPAKRPSRKRKGVGTHVIDYEPESPVIREHEAVERRRRGFRTAMWLIAAMIVIGVCWVTWHEALEKNSQFLLKTVEVNTQGTLTRQQLVAATGLTEATNLLTVNLREVRAKIERLPQVKSAVLKRDYHGKLTLDVEQRLPVAWIECPKHKLLGPLTGKGCLMDAEGAPVPCDVITREYLAMPRIQFPAMSEAIPGKPSSDLQVHAALRLMEKLQNRRDSLPTLESIEIPNPWSLVAHFNGDAKITFGIDDLDPQLARFDRVMHEARARKWRIATLNLIATINTPVTFHEKPDIAGLNLADSAPTPPAR; encoded by the coding sequence ATGTCTGCCGCCAAGAATGGTTCGAAGAAACCAGCCAAGCGCCCTTCCCGTAAGCGCAAGGGTGTTGGCACGCACGTGATCGATTACGAGCCCGAATCTCCCGTCATTCGCGAACATGAGGCTGTGGAGCGCCGCCGCAGAGGATTCCGCACGGCGATGTGGCTCATCGCCGCGATGATCGTCATCGGCGTGTGCTGGGTCACGTGGCACGAGGCCCTGGAAAAGAACTCTCAGTTTCTGCTGAAGACGGTGGAGGTAAACACTCAGGGCACGCTCACGCGCCAGCAGCTTGTGGCCGCCACCGGGCTCACCGAGGCCACCAACCTTCTCACGGTTAATCTCCGCGAGGTGCGCGCCAAGATCGAGCGTCTGCCGCAGGTAAAGTCCGCAGTGCTCAAACGTGACTACCACGGCAAGCTCACGCTCGACGTGGAGCAGCGCCTGCCGGTGGCCTGGATCGAATGCCCCAAGCACAAGCTGCTGGGACCGCTCACTGGAAAAGGCTGCCTGATGGACGCGGAAGGCGCGCCGGTGCCCTGCGATGTCATCACACGTGAATACCTGGCCATGCCGCGCATTCAGTTCCCTGCCATGAGCGAGGCCATCCCAGGCAAGCCCTCTTCAGACCTGCAGGTGCACGCCGCACTGCGCCTCATGGAAAAACTGCAGAACCGCCGCGACAGCCTGCCCACTCTGGAGTCGATCGAGATTCCCAATCCCTGGTCGCTCGTCGCTCATTTCAACGGCGATGCCAAAATCACCTTTGGCATTGATGATCTGGATCCGCAGCTGGCGCGCTTTGACCGCGTGATGCACGAAGCCCGTGCGCGCAAATGGCGGATCGCCACACTGAATCTCATTGCCACCATCAACACCCCTGTCACCTTCCACGAAAAACCGGACATCGCCGGGCTGAATCTGGCGGACAGCGCCCCCACTCCACCCGCACGCTGA